Proteins from a single region of Catenulispora acidiphila DSM 44928:
- a CDS encoding GGDEF domain-containing protein, producing MRAEEPRLAVARLNWANRQAEAVKEADRLLAELTEPAEVLGVLLAKLSALLNMDHLRECPPIIDAAWALIQEQGARPADVGEFHAFAAFFAYRKGSLERCITDLVRGAQALEATTADRDAIRPWISMAVTYSLVGFHRHAVAAQRHAEDIARFGTAEDRKLTAHPEIRVRQAVFLDQRGETGSAKAVLGDLVDRLNADNLIAMEVPYLGYAMARYAVLGGKYEGDARRLLRLRHEQFPESIELSRLGDAALLIAEGQPGEALDLLGDARTAQTRLGRAEVPRLRALAHIASGNYAAAHAADREVTYLLARASEQVYDLFVDGITARLDFDELRRNVTRYADEAQTDPLTSLPNRRHLERYVTELTARGGAGVLGVADLDGFKEVNTVHGHLVGDEVLQQVAAVLSRALRAGDFLARYGGDEFVIVLPGTGLSESREVVARLRTAVAAHDWAGLAPGTPVSLTMGLTALAGQGLAEAFREADLLMLEAKGQGRGLGAGGRGR from the coding sequence ATGAGAGCTGAAGAGCCCAGACTGGCGGTGGCCCGGCTGAACTGGGCCAACCGGCAGGCCGAGGCGGTGAAGGAGGCCGACCGGCTGCTCGCCGAGCTCACCGAGCCGGCCGAAGTGCTGGGCGTCCTGCTGGCGAAGCTGTCCGCGCTGCTCAACATGGACCACCTGCGCGAGTGCCCGCCGATCATCGACGCGGCCTGGGCCCTCATCCAGGAGCAGGGCGCCCGCCCGGCCGACGTCGGGGAGTTCCACGCCTTCGCGGCCTTCTTCGCCTACCGCAAGGGCTCGCTGGAACGCTGCATCACCGACCTGGTCCGCGGCGCCCAGGCGCTGGAGGCCACGACCGCGGACCGCGACGCCATCCGACCCTGGATCTCGATGGCCGTCACCTACTCACTCGTCGGCTTCCACCGCCACGCCGTCGCCGCCCAACGCCACGCCGAGGACATCGCCCGCTTCGGCACCGCCGAGGACCGCAAGCTCACCGCGCACCCGGAGATCCGCGTCCGCCAGGCGGTGTTCCTGGACCAGCGCGGCGAGACCGGCTCGGCCAAGGCGGTCCTCGGCGACCTGGTCGATCGACTGAACGCCGACAACCTCATCGCGATGGAGGTCCCCTACCTCGGCTACGCGATGGCGCGCTACGCGGTCCTGGGCGGAAAGTACGAAGGAGACGCAAGACGCCTGCTGCGCCTGCGCCACGAGCAATTCCCCGAGAGCATCGAGCTGTCCCGCCTCGGCGACGCGGCACTACTCATAGCCGAGGGACAGCCCGGCGAAGCGCTGGACCTCCTCGGCGACGCCCGAACGGCCCAAACCCGCCTCGGCCGCGCCGAAGTCCCCCGCCTCAGAGCACTGGCACACATCGCCTCCGGCAACTACGCAGCCGCCCACGCCGCCGACCGCGAAGTGACCTACCTCCTCGCCCGAGCCAGCGAGCAGGTCTACGACCTGTTCGTCGACGGCATCACCGCCCGCCTGGACTTCGACGAACTCCGCCGCAACGTCACCCGCTACGCCGACGAGGCCCAAACCGACCCCCTGACCAGCCTCCCAAACCGCCGCCACCTGGAACGCTACGTCACGGAGCTGACGGCACGAGGCGGCGCAGGGGTCCTGGGAGTCGCCGACCTGGACGGCTTCAAGGAGGTGAACACGGTCCACGGGCACCTGGTCGGAGACGAGGTGCTGCAGCAGGTGGCGGCGGTGTTGTCGCGCGCACTCCGCGCCGGGGACTTCCTTGCACGGTACGGCGGGGACGAGTTCGTGATCGTGCTACCAGGCACGGGCCTCAGCGAGTCGCGCGAGGTGGTGGCCCGCCTCAGGACAGCAGTCGCCGCACACGACTGGGCCGGCCTCGCGCCCGGCACGCCGGTGTCGCTGACGATGGGGCTCACGGCGCTGGCGGGGCAGGGGTTGGCGGAGGCTTTTCGGGAGGCGGATTTGTTGATGTTGGAGGCTAAGGGGCAGGGGCGGGGGCTTGGGGCTGGTGGGCGGGGGCGGTGA
- a CDS encoding SpoIIE family protein phosphatase, with the protein MGVATALLQADGRIVHWSAAAEAMLGYSAAEAEGALAIDLLGSERLRGDILTIYDAILQGEDWTGVFPVRQRDGNVAQLEIHTYRIDAGSPPPMVLATAVDVRAVREVEADLAVLDSFFSQSPVGMAVYDTETRFVQLNAALAAAHGISVAEHLGRRVRDVLPGEEGIRVEAQVRQVLATGVPIADARWAGPTNGDAEHGDAVHDHTWSAWYSRLQDASGRVFGVSSTVIDVTERHEAEEQAARARRRLSLLAEASAAIGATLDVRQAARELVKAMVPEIADVCGVHVLEHRSQPESVAAQADPEAYVARRVAFDAVSEDFPYDDVPIGQLLRLDPKSPYSEALRKRQTVVVAPSEMPSIIANPTGRLSTYYARRAQTVRVSPLVARGAVLGFVSYARGAVREPFDDQDITLGEDLIARAATAFDNALLFQRERETALARQETLRQANAAQGRLALLNDASVRIGTTLDLQRTAEELIEVVLPRFADFATVDLLVSVMRGDEPASPLPGEPVVVQAVAVAESFPSGLTEVADAVGKTSTRDAAKGYARSLRSGRPMVIPIVDEESLASLASSPERVAGGLAAGIHSYLMVPLLARGVVLGGAEFIRMQDREPFGRADVALAEELAARAALCMDNARLYRRERRTALTLQRSLLPQNVHHTIGMEIAHRYLPSSRVSEVGGDWFDVVPLSCGRVALLVGDVMGHGIRAAATMGQLRTVARTLATLDMEPEQVLTRLDATAANSGDDQFATCVCAVYDPVERSGVIASAGHLPPVIVAPDGTTTVLDVPPGPPLGVGGVPFESVEFVLPERSVMAMYTDGLVERRGRDLDEGISLLRQALTQRDRPLEEACDAVLAALVPGGAEDDVALIMAKTVSLAGDRVATLALSGDRRMAGQARSFTRGKLRDWGLASLTDLAELLVSELVTNALTHTGHPRQLRLFCDRTLTVEVADSDPRAPTARGFTDYEESGRGIQLVDELSRRWGSRITRHGKVVWFELEIPSGAPTEH; encoded by the coding sequence GTGGGCGTCGCCACGGCCCTGCTGCAGGCCGACGGCCGCATCGTCCACTGGAGCGCCGCCGCCGAGGCGATGCTCGGCTACTCCGCCGCCGAGGCCGAAGGCGCCCTCGCCATCGACCTGCTCGGCTCCGAACGGCTCCGCGGCGACATCCTGACCATCTACGACGCCATCTTGCAGGGCGAGGACTGGACCGGCGTCTTCCCGGTCCGCCAGCGCGACGGCAACGTGGCCCAGCTGGAGATCCACACCTACCGCATCGACGCCGGCAGCCCGCCGCCGATGGTCCTGGCCACCGCGGTGGACGTGCGCGCCGTCCGCGAGGTCGAAGCCGACCTGGCCGTCCTGGACAGCTTCTTCAGCCAGTCCCCGGTCGGCATGGCGGTCTACGACACCGAGACCCGCTTCGTCCAGCTCAACGCCGCCCTCGCGGCCGCGCACGGGATCTCCGTCGCCGAACACCTCGGCCGCCGCGTCCGCGACGTGCTGCCCGGCGAGGAGGGCATCCGGGTCGAAGCGCAGGTCCGGCAGGTGCTGGCCACCGGCGTGCCGATCGCCGACGCCCGCTGGGCCGGACCGACCAACGGGGACGCCGAACACGGCGACGCCGTCCACGACCACACCTGGTCGGCCTGGTACTCCCGGCTCCAGGACGCCTCCGGCCGGGTCTTCGGCGTCAGCTCGACCGTCATCGACGTCACCGAACGCCACGAGGCCGAGGAACAAGCCGCCCGCGCCCGCCGTCGCCTGTCCCTGCTGGCCGAGGCCAGCGCCGCGATCGGTGCGACCCTGGACGTCCGCCAAGCAGCGCGCGAACTGGTCAAGGCGATGGTCCCGGAGATCGCAGACGTCTGCGGTGTCCACGTCCTGGAGCATCGCTCCCAGCCCGAATCCGTGGCGGCGCAAGCGGATCCGGAGGCGTACGTAGCTCGGAGGGTGGCTTTCGACGCCGTCAGCGAGGACTTCCCCTACGACGACGTCCCGATCGGCCAACTGTTACGGCTCGACCCGAAATCCCCGTACTCCGAAGCGCTGCGCAAGCGCCAGACCGTCGTCGTCGCCCCGTCCGAGATGCCCTCGATCATCGCCAACCCGACCGGCCGGCTGAGCACGTACTACGCGCGCCGGGCCCAGACCGTGCGCGTCTCCCCGCTGGTGGCACGCGGCGCGGTCCTGGGCTTCGTGTCCTACGCGCGCGGTGCTGTCCGCGAACCCTTCGACGACCAGGACATCACCCTCGGCGAGGACCTGATCGCCCGCGCCGCCACCGCCTTCGACAACGCCCTGCTGTTTCAACGCGAGCGCGAGACAGCACTGGCCCGGCAGGAGACGCTGCGCCAAGCCAACGCCGCCCAAGGACGCCTGGCGCTGCTCAACGACGCCAGCGTCCGCATCGGTACCACGCTGGACCTGCAACGCACCGCCGAGGAACTCATCGAGGTGGTGCTGCCGCGCTTCGCGGACTTCGCAACCGTGGACCTGCTCGTCTCGGTCATGCGCGGCGACGAACCCGCCTCACCGCTGCCCGGTGAGCCGGTGGTCGTGCAAGCCGTCGCCGTCGCAGAGTCCTTCCCCTCCGGACTGACAGAGGTCGCTGACGCAGTCGGAAAGACCTCCACCCGCGACGCCGCCAAGGGCTACGCACGCAGCCTGCGCAGCGGACGTCCCATGGTGATCCCCATCGTCGATGAGGAATCGCTGGCCTCCCTCGCCTCCTCCCCGGAGCGCGTCGCCGGAGGTCTGGCCGCAGGTATCCACTCCTACCTGATGGTTCCGCTGCTCGCGCGCGGCGTCGTGCTCGGCGGCGCGGAGTTCATCCGCATGCAGGACCGCGAGCCGTTCGGTCGCGCGGACGTCGCGCTGGCAGAGGAACTGGCGGCGCGCGCCGCGCTGTGTATGGACAACGCGCGCCTGTATCGCAGGGAACGTAGAACCGCGCTGACGCTGCAACGCAGCCTTCTGCCACAGAACGTGCACCACACGATCGGCATGGAGATCGCGCACCGCTACCTGCCCAGCAGCCGGGTCAGCGAGGTCGGCGGCGACTGGTTCGACGTCGTCCCGCTCTCGTGCGGCCGGGTGGCGCTGCTGGTCGGCGACGTGATGGGACACGGCATCCGGGCCGCGGCGACGATGGGGCAGTTGCGCACGGTGGCCCGGACGCTGGCGACCTTGGACATGGAGCCCGAGCAGGTGCTGACCCGCCTGGACGCGACTGCCGCCAACAGCGGCGACGACCAGTTCGCGACGTGCGTGTGCGCGGTGTACGACCCGGTGGAGCGCTCCGGCGTGATCGCCTCGGCCGGTCACCTGCCGCCGGTGATCGTGGCGCCGGACGGGACGACCACCGTGCTCGACGTCCCGCCGGGACCGCCGCTGGGGGTCGGGGGCGTGCCGTTCGAGAGCGTGGAGTTCGTCCTGCCCGAGCGCAGCGTGATGGCGATGTACACCGATGGTCTGGTCGAGCGCCGCGGCCGCGATCTCGACGAGGGGATCAGCCTGCTGCGACAAGCGCTGACACAGCGCGACCGGCCCTTGGAAGAGGCCTGCGACGCCGTGCTGGCGGCACTGGTCCCCGGCGGCGCCGAGGACGACGTGGCGCTGATCATGGCCAAGACCGTCTCGCTGGCCGGGGACCGGGTCGCCACCCTGGCGCTGTCCGGCGACCGCCGCATGGCCGGCCAGGCGCGCAGCTTCACCCGCGGCAAACTCCGCGACTGGGGACTGGCATCCCTCACCGACCTGGCCGAACTCCTGGTCAGCGAACTGGTGACCAATGCCCTGACCCACACCGGCCACCCCCGCCAACTCCGCCTGTTCTGCGACCGCACCCTCACCGTCGAGGTCGCCGACTCCGACCCCCGAGCCCCCACCGCCCGCGGCTTCACCGACTACGAGGAAAGCGGCCGCGGCATCCAACTGGTCGACGAACTGTCCCGCCGCTGGGGCAGTCGCATCACCCGGCACGGCAAGGTGGTCTGGTTCGAGCTGGAGATCCCGT